CAGATAGGTCTCAGCTATGAAGAAAGAGCTGAATAGGAATTACTCAGAAGTGAGTGAGTTCATTCTGCTGGGATTCAGAACAGCTCCAGACATACAGATTCTCTTATTCTTACTCTTCTTGCTCATCTACATGGTCATTGTGGTGGGAAATATCAGCATGATAATTGTCATTAAAATAGACTCCAAACTTCATACACCTATGTATTTCTTTCTCAGAAATTTGTCTTATTTAGATCTCTGTTACTCCACAGTCATTGCTCCCAAAACTCTGGCTACTTTCTTGTCCAAGGACAAGAAAATTTCCTACAATGGCTGTGCAACacagttctttttctttgctctctgTGTTGGGACCGAAGGCTTTCTTCTGGCCATTATGGCATATGATCGCTTCTCAGCCATTTGCTCGCCCTTCTTCTATCCTGTACGTATGTCTCAACAGGCTTGTGCTCGTTTGGTGATTGGCTCCTATATATGTGGAGGTGTTAACTCCATGATACAAACAGGTCTCACCTTCAGCTTG
This DNA window, taken from Meles meles chromosome 7, mMelMel3.1 paternal haplotype, whole genome shotgun sequence, encodes the following:
- the LOC123947369 gene encoding olfactory receptor 12-like, with protein sequence MKKELNRNYSEVSEFILLGFRTAPDIQILLFLLFLLIYMVIVVGNISMIIVIKIDSKLHTPMYFFLRNLSYLDLCYSTVIAPKTLATFLSKDKKISYNGCATQFFFFALCVGTEGFLLAIMAYDRFSAICSPFFYPVRMSQQACARLVIGSYICGGVNSMIQTGLTFSLRFCGENRLDHFFCDVPALIKISCDDTFVNEIVLFILSALIIITTTTVILVSYAYILSTVLKIPSTHGRSKTFSTCSSHVTVVSLFYGTVFFMYAQPGAMSSPEKGKIIAVFYTLIIPMLNPLIYSLRNREVKNAVKRVLLKKLSFH